From one Candidatus Acididesulfobacter guangdongensis genomic stretch:
- a CDS encoding glycosyltransferase family 1 protein yields the protein MKQEKQIKTINILHIDSYDKYGGAQKSTVNTLKAIKLTLELSRQNSNLNSAAYRNNPYLTKETDLYNNCGGSTKHNGCARSQNSKYNFNFYVIHNNNKIYEEELNNLNIPNFSIKMKNFGDIAAIIKISKFLIKYKINIVIFHSSRDHMLGGIACFLSGRKIIKILTRHVAYNVSFLKGFLIYHLLTDHYIAISKYIKNILIDDLKINQDKITVIYDIRFADDIADTANTAAINAGKYADKDMDRDKIKYADKDINMEMGMDKYRDKTDTVGICTDKYSDKTDEIKNHVKKELNIPKEMKIVSIIGRLSNEKGHMTFLNAARFIIKKRKDIKFMIVGDGDLFNDIEEFITDNKLSDYIIMTGFKKNVERYIEASDLIIVPSGLEGLGGIIVESCMRKKAVIASNVGGIPEIIDNRLTGILFEKDNFQELADKILNVIDDKKMLNKLGNNCYKKIIDEFNPYRLAEENIGLYLRLLKLETFNR from the coding sequence CAGTTATGACAAATACGGCGGAGCGCAGAAGAGCACTGTAAATACCTTAAAGGCAATAAAATTAACGCTGGAATTATCACGGCAGAATTCAAATTTAAATTCGGCTGCATATAGAAATAACCCCTATTTGACGAAAGAAACCGATTTGTATAATAATTGCGGCGGCAGCACAAAACACAACGGCTGCGCCCGCAGTCAAAATTCAAAATATAATTTTAATTTCTATGTAATACATAATAATAATAAAATTTATGAAGAAGAACTTAATAATCTTAATATTCCAAACTTTTCAATAAAAATGAAAAATTTCGGCGATATCGCCGCAATTATAAAGATATCAAAATTTTTAATAAAATATAAAATAAATATAGTTATTTTTCATTCATCAAGGGACCATATGCTAGGCGGCATAGCATGTTTTTTATCCGGCAGAAAAATAATAAAAATTTTAACAAGACACGTTGCCTATAATGTAAGCTTTTTAAAAGGTTTTCTGATATATCATCTTTTAACTGACCATTATATCGCAATTTCAAAATATATTAAAAATATTTTAATTGACGATCTAAAAATAAATCAGGACAAGATAACCGTCATATACGATATCAGATTTGCAGATGATATAGCAGATACCGCAAATACCGCAGCTATTAATGCCGGTAAATATGCAGATAAAGATATGGATAGAGATAAAATTAAATATGCTGATAAAGATATAAATATGGAAATGGGTATGGATAAGTATAGAGACAAAACAGATACGGTCGGTATTTGTACTGATAAATATAGCGATAAAACAGATGAAATAAAAAATCATGTAAAAAAAGAATTAAATATTCCTAAAGAAATGAAAATTGTTTCAATTATAGGAAGACTATCAAATGAAAAAGGACACATGACTTTTTTAAATGCGGCAAGATTTATAATCAAAAAAAGAAAAGATATAAAATTTATGATTGTCGGCGACGGCGATTTATTTAATGATATTGAAGAATTTATAACGGATAACAAATTAAGCGATTATATTATAATGACCGGATTTAAAAAAAATGTTGAACGGTATATTGAAGCCAGCGACTTGATTATAGTCCCTTCGGGATTAGAAGGATTGGGCGGAATTATAGTAGAATCTTGCATGCGTAAAAAAGCTGTTATAGCTTCAAACGTAGGAGGAATTCCTGAAATCATAGATAACAGATTAACCGGCATCCTGTTTGAAAAAGATAATTTTCAAGAGCTTGCCGATAAAATCCTTAATGTTATAGACGATAAAAAGATGCTTAATAAACTTGGCAATAATTGCTACAAAAAAATAATAGACGAATTTAATCCTTATAGGCTTGCAGAAGAAAATATCGGCCTTTATCTCAGGCTGTTAAAACTCGAAACTTTTAATAGATAG
- a CDS encoding ABC transporter ATP-binding protein, whose amino-acid sequence MIEINNITKYFRVGFFGIKKNAVDNLSLSINKGEVTGFFGPNGAGKSTTIKMIVGLIKPSSGNIKINGYNSLDFKSRNRLGFLPENPAFSRGLRGIDIIKYYSKILNIKNRNNDTERVLNLTGIYYARNTQIHKYSKGMTQRLALAVALLGDPEILIFDEPLSGLDPIGRKEFKDIILHLKEKKKTIFFSSHILADSKELCDRIAVLVNGKLLKNDSLSSLEKEANNFYEKIDDSSNLEYKNPLENYLYSLMINNNNNK is encoded by the coding sequence ATGATTGAAATTAATAATATAACTAAATATTTCAGAGTGGGTTTTTTTGGAATAAAGAAAAATGCCGTAGATAACCTATCTCTTTCTATCAATAAAGGAGAGGTAACAGGTTTTTTCGGTCCGAACGGCGCCGGAAAATCTACAACCATTAAAATGATAGTCGGACTCATTAAACCGTCTTCAGGAAATATAAAAATTAACGGGTATAATTCATTAGACTTCAAATCTCGGAACAGATTAGGTTTTTTGCCGGAAAATCCGGCTTTTTCCAGAGGTCTCAGAGGGATTGATATAATAAAATATTATTCTAAGATATTAAATATCAAAAACAGAAATAACGACACGGAAAGAGTGCTGAACTTGACAGGCATATACTATGCAAGAAACACTCAGATACATAAATATTCGAAAGGCATGACGCAGCGGCTTGCTCTCGCCGTGGCTCTTTTGGGCGATCCTGAAATATTAATTTTCGACGAACCGCTTTCCGGTTTAGACCCTATCGGCAGAAAAGAGTTTAAAGATATAATATTGCACCTCAAAGAAAAAAAGAAAACTATATTTTTTTCTTCGCATATTCTTGCCGACAGCAAAGAACTCTGCGACAGAATAGCAGTGCTGGTAAACGGCAAACTGCTGAAAAATGATTCACTGTCTTCTTTAGAAAAAGAGGCAAACAATTTTTATGAAAAAATTGACGACAGCTCTAATCTCGAATATAAAAACCCTTTAGAAAACTATTTATACAGCTTAATGATTAATAACAATAACAATAAGTAA
- a CDS encoding DUF3857 domain-containing protein, translated as MKIDNRLVNLEQKSFNSIFDKFFTKKLNNKYITGFVLLIILFSAIFFESGNVFALTAAKYGAKILNKTIVIKINKRYQLTEDVSTDIKILSERGINKYSEVVVPYSLKYQRLKLINAYTILKKVFRIAPGKLAINVVSPSFAVNYPIYSDIKYFTISMPAVETGAILHYSYQLTSFKPLIKNSVFDTVNFSRTIPVKNTSLVVYYPANMRLNIYLHNIAASDCTRTFKTVKNIKYRVLHLKFSNLPALKKENYMPSLQNYRKYISISSFSSWGKLSSRLYDLFNTAETYNKNMVSYVHNINHRGVKKNAGYTKDIKDAEYKNYRHDHDRDAAKINAAKINTVKINKDLRKISKLYYNFIKSFQYTGLGYGINGYRPVSAIKTFSDGFGDSKSLAVLFIALLKIEHIKAYPVIATSLNTSNLNRHIINPMQFDSVIVAAKIAGKTFYIFPDSSSVKAFNLPFSLAGRKALEIIGRDKYKMITLPEESFIQNKKNYIFKGKINKNGKIDGKISYIYKGVYAKFERSDLKNMNDYKKLIKAGDFLYSFIPGANIKYFKYSYIKNVKKNIVLALKFSDKNYMQGSGNKFIFHLPLPIDNSLMHLVLRNKRIYPLVIGYPFEHESKIIIDLPAKFRLFYMPPVLDVSNTAGKIFSKCSVTENSKGNKGKKQLLCTSGFISKSSRVKQKDYGKYRSLIREYLQYIKNYYVGLYN; from the coding sequence ATGAAAATTGATAATCGGTTAGTAAATTTGGAACAAAAAAGTTTTAATTCTATTTTTGATAAATTTTTTACAAAAAAATTAAATAACAAATATATAACCGGATTTGTTTTGCTAATTATTTTATTCAGCGCCATTTTCTTTGAAAGCGGCAATGTCTTTGCGCTGACTGCCGCAAAATACGGCGCAAAAATTCTTAATAAAACAATAGTAATAAAAATTAATAAACGTTATCAGCTGACGGAAGATGTCAGCACAGATATTAAAATTTTATCGGAAAGAGGCATTAATAAATATTCTGAAGTAGTAGTTCCATATTCATTAAAATACCAGAGACTAAAATTAATAAACGCATATACGATATTAAAAAAGGTGTTCAGAATAGCGCCGGGCAAACTTGCAATAAATGTCGTATCGCCAAGTTTTGCCGTTAATTATCCGATTTATTCGGATATTAAATATTTTACAATTTCTATGCCGGCGGTCGAAACAGGGGCTATATTGCATTATTCATATCAGCTTACGTCATTTAAACCGCTAATAAAAAACAGTGTTTTTGACACCGTCAACTTCAGCCGTACTATTCCTGTTAAGAATACGTCTTTGGTTGTGTATTATCCTGCAAATATGCGGTTGAATATCTATCTGCATAATATAGCAGCATCTGATTGCACCCGTACGTTTAAAACAGTAAAAAATATAAAATACAGGGTATTACATTTAAAATTTTCAAATTTGCCTGCTTTAAAAAAAGAAAATTACATGCCGTCCCTGCAAAATTACAGAAAATATATTTCTATTTCTTCATTCAGCTCATGGGGAAAACTTTCTTCAAGACTATATGATTTGTTTAATACTGCCGAAACATATAATAAAAACATGGTAAGCTATGTGCATAATATAAATCATAGAGGCGTAAAAAAGAATGCCGGCTACACCAAAGATATTAAAGATGCAGAATATAAAAATTATAGACATGACCATGACAGAGATGCAGCTAAAATCAATGCAGCTAAAATCAATACAGTTAAAATCAATAAAGATTTAAGAAAAATATCCAAATTATATTATAACTTTATAAAATCATTCCAATATACGGGATTAGGCTACGGCATAAACGGTTACAGACCCGTCAGCGCTATAAAAACATTTTCCGACGGCTTCGGGGATTCAAAATCTTTGGCAGTTTTATTTATTGCCCTGCTAAAAATAGAACACATTAAAGCGTATCCTGTCATTGCAACATCGCTCAATACCTCAAATCTCAATAGGCATATTATAAATCCTATGCAATTTGATTCTGTAATAGTAGCGGCAAAAATTGCAGGCAAAACATTTTATATTTTTCCTGATTCTTCTTCGGTGAAAGCATTTAATCTGCCTTTTTCGCTGGCGGGAAGAAAAGCTCTCGAAATAATAGGTCGCGATAAATATAAAATGATCACGCTGCCTGAAGAAAGTTTCATTCAAAATAAAAAGAATTATATATTTAAAGGCAAGATAAACAAAAACGGAAAAATTGACGGCAAAATATCTTATATATATAAAGGCGTTTATGCTAAATTTGAACGTTCTGATTTGAAAAATATGAATGATTATAAAAAATTAATTAAGGCGGGGGATTTTCTATATTCTTTTATTCCCGGCGCTAATATAAAATATTTTAAATATTCTTATATCAAAAATGTCAAAAAAAATATTGTTTTAGCACTAAAATTCAGTGATAAAAATTATATGCAGGGTTCTGGAAACAAGTTTATATTTCATTTACCGCTGCCTATTGATAATTCTTTGATGCATCTTGTTTTGCGGAATAAAAGAATTTATCCGCTCGTTATAGGCTATCCGTTTGAACACGAATCTAAAATCATTATTGATTTACCGGCAAAATTCAGATTATTCTATATGCCGCCCGTGTTAGATGTCAGCAATACGGCAGGCAAAATATTTTCAAAATGTTCTGTTACAGAAAACAGCAAAGGCAATAAAGGCAAGAAGCAATTGCTCTGTACATCAGGATTTATATCTAAATCATCCAGAGTTAAGCAGAAAGATTACGGTAAATACAGGTCATTAATAAGGGAATATTTGCAGTATATCAAAAATTACTATGTAGGGCTGTATAATTAG
- a CDS encoding TIGR02757 family protein, protein MADFNEVLDRPILWQDNNFNWFTIIDGTETFVGRGRNVPYPLEDDDCWTLPNGKTFLYKNGKIKPIENLDHNIKIKECLENLYEKFEESFLYSDPLGFVHKFDKKRDIEIAGFIAAGFAFGNVSQILKILDKIDKIAGHNFYDFTLNFKIEDGFKQFKGIYYRFIKENDFVALFYILSEIIKQYGSIENFFMEGYIPHALNLKEAIVSFTERALKLADYEKIYGSHGSYGSHTLKQNSADDRTENITEKAPLRFFNKFMVSYFFTSPADNSPCKRLNLYLRWMVRNTDNLDFGIWSKISPSQLIMPVDTHIARICKYIGLTDLKNPSFKMALQITENLKKLDYFDPIKYDFAITRLGILDLCTKSKKKDNCEKCSIFSICKLD, encoded by the coding sequence ATGGCTGATTTTAATGAAGTTTTAGATAGACCAATCTTATGGCAGGACAATAATTTTAACTGGTTCACGATAATCGACGGAACCGAAACCTTTGTCGGAAGAGGGCGAAACGTTCCGTACCCGTTAGAAGACGATGACTGCTGGACATTGCCGAACGGTAAAACTTTTTTATACAAAAATGGAAAAATAAAACCTATAGAAAATTTAGACCATAATATTAAGATAAAGGAATGTCTTGAAAATTTATATGAAAAATTCGAAGAATCGTTTCTTTATTCCGACCCCTTAGGGTTTGTGCACAAATTTGACAAAAAACGGGATATTGAAATAGCCGGTTTTATTGCTGCAGGATTTGCGTTCGGGAATGTCAGCCAGATACTTAAAATATTAGATAAAATTGATAAAATAGCCGGTCATAACTTTTATGATTTTACGCTGAATTTTAAAATAGAAGACGGTTTTAAACAATTTAAGGGCATTTATTATAGATTTATAAAAGAGAATGATTTTGTCGCGCTGTTTTATATCTTAAGCGAAATTATTAAACAGTACGGTTCTATTGAAAATTTTTTTATGGAAGGATATATTCCTCATGCTTTAAATTTAAAAGAAGCTATTGTAAGTTTTACCGAAAGGGCTTTAAAATTAGCCGATTATGAGAAAATATACGGCTCTCACGGTTCATACGGTTCGCATACGCTAAAACAAAATTCAGCCGATGATAGAACAGAAAATATAACGGAAAAAGCTCCTTTGAGATTTTTCAATAAATTTATGGTTTCGTATTTTTTTACATCACCGGCTGATAATAGTCCATGCAAAAGACTTAATTTATATTTAAGATGGATGGTAAGAAACACCGATAATCTTGATTTTGGCATATGGTCCAAAATATCGCCTTCCCAGTTAATAATGCCGGTAGATACACACATTGCAAGAATATGCAAATATATTGGACTGACCGATCTTAAAAACCCTTCTTTTAAGATGGCTCTTCAGATTACCGAAAATTTGAAAAAATTAGATTATTTTGACCCTATAAAATACGATTTTGCAATAACAAGGCTGGGAATACTTGATCTCTGTACCAAGAGCAAGAAAAAAGATAATTGTGAAAAATGTTCTATTTTTAGTATATGCAAGTTAGATTGA
- a CDS encoding FprA family A-type flavoprotein, producing the protein MEDTKNINKAIKIKEGVYYVGAFDPELKVFDIVVPTKHGTTYNSYFIQGKEKSALIDTVKLNTKDQLLEKLSGITDISKIDYIVINHTEPDHSGALHSIKEIAKDATLVYSKNAHHFVQHIIKTDYKNITVGDGDSIDLGGKTLEFVSAPFLHWPDTMFTYIKEDKILMPCDFLGAHYCDEKMFNDLIDDKEAAFGAFKFYFEHIMRPFKNYALSAIEKLKNYDFEIIAPSHGPILRDNLQKYIDWYYNRSIDTKKDKSIKKIAVVYASAYGNTEEMAKHVVKGAQIESLTEVVLCNLINDDINDVVDIIENSDGIIVGSPTLNAKPPKPIFDMIASLVMLNVKNKKAAVFGCYGWSGEAVKMVEDILKSLKFEVLLEGLKVQMVPFEEDLEKCEKFGMDFAYKITEE; encoded by the coding sequence ATGGAAGACACGAAAAATATAAATAAAGCCATTAAAATTAAAGAAGGGGTCTATTACGTAGGCGCTTTCGATCCTGAACTGAAAGTTTTTGACATAGTTGTTCCCACAAAGCATGGAACGACTTATAATTCATATTTTATTCAGGGCAAAGAAAAATCCGCCCTTATAGATACCGTGAAATTAAATACTAAAGATCAGCTGCTGGAAAAATTAAGCGGTATTACCGATATTTCAAAAATAGACTATATTGTGATAAATCACACTGAACCGGACCACTCGGGCGCTCTTCACAGCATTAAAGAAATAGCTAAAGATGCCACTTTGGTATATTCTAAAAATGCGCATCATTTTGTTCAGCATATTATAAAAACCGACTATAAAAATATAACCGTAGGGGATGGAGATTCTATAGATTTAGGAGGTAAAACCCTTGAATTTGTGAGCGCACCGTTTCTGCACTGGCCCGATACTATGTTTACATATATTAAAGAAGATAAAATTTTGATGCCTTGCGACTTTCTAGGTGCGCATTATTGCGATGAGAAAATGTTTAACGATTTAATAGACGATAAAGAGGCGGCGTTTGGCGCTTTCAAATTTTATTTTGAACATATAATGCGTCCATTTAAAAATTATGCACTCAGCGCAATAGAAAAATTAAAAAATTATGATTTTGAAATAATTGCTCCCTCGCACGGTCCGATACTGAGAGATAATTTGCAAAAATATATAGACTGGTATTACAATAGAAGCATAGATACCAAAAAGGATAAAAGCATAAAAAAAATTGCCGTTGTCTATGCTTCGGCGTACGGAAATACGGAAGAGATGGCAAAACACGTGGTAAAAGGCGCGCAGATAGAATCTTTAACAGAAGTAGTGCTGTGCAATCTCATAAACGACGATATTAATGATGTTGTGGATATAATTGAGAATTCCGACGGCATTATAGTCGGGTCTCCCACGCTTAACGCAAAGCCTCCCAAACCTATTTTTGATATGATAGCGTCTTTAGTTATGCTTAACGTTAAAAACAAAAAAGCCGCCGTGTTCGGCTGTTACGGATGGAGCGGAGAAGCTGTCAAAATGGTAGAAGATATATTAAAAAGTTTGAAATTCGAAGTTTTGCTTGAAGGGCTTAAAGTTCAGATGGTTCCTTTTGAAGAAGATTTGGAAAAATGTGAAAAATTTGGAATGGATTTCGCTTATAAAATTACGGAAGAATAA
- a CDS encoding MarC family protein, translating to MQTIIITSVYHIFLASIPILVAIDIFGILPIYIDFIKDSDDVEEKHIRKNSLITAFTVGLGFLFLGKLVFLIMGISIYDFEIAGGILLFIISIKNLISEKEGLKKSLNNADLGVVPIGVPLIVGPGVLTTLLILVGVYGYVIVTIAFFINILIVYFVLKNTRILIKILGKKGSNAAGKIAALLLAAYAIMMVRKGIANTVLHYLKIIK from the coding sequence ATGCAAACTATTATAATAACGTCTGTCTATCACATTTTTCTTGCTTCAATACCTATTCTTGTCGCAATCGATATATTTGGAATCTTGCCTATATATATAGATTTTATCAAGGATTCTGACGACGTTGAAGAAAAGCATATACGCAAAAATTCTCTTATCACCGCGTTTACGGTCGGTTTAGGTTTTTTATTTTTAGGAAAACTTGTTTTCTTAATTATGGGTATTTCAATTTACGACTTTGAAATAGCAGGAGGAATTTTACTTTTCATAATATCCATAAAAAATCTGATATCCGAAAAAGAAGGCTTGAAAAAATCTTTAAATAATGCTGATTTAGGCGTTGTGCCTATCGGAGTTCCGTTAATAGTCGGACCCGGAGTTTTGACAACTCTTTTGATATTGGTTGGGGTTTACGGGTATGTCATTGTAACAATCGCTTTTTTTATTAATATTCTGATAGTTTACTTTGTTTTAAAAAACACGCGCATTTTAATAAAGATACTTGGAAAAAAAGGGTCAAACGCAGCAGGCAAAATAGCAGCGCTGCTTCTTGCCGCGTATGCGATAATGATGGTCAGAAAGGGTATTGCAAATACCGTACTTCATTACTTAAAAATTATTAAGTGA
- the ychF gene encoding redox-regulated ATPase YchF, with product MGLKCGIVGLPNVGKSTIFNAITSGNAESSNYPFCTIDPNIGIKPLNDERLFKLADIVVEPDKITPTYVEFVDIAGLVKGASSGEGLGNRFLSHVRTVDLIIQVIRVFKEETVVHVEGGVDPVRDLEIINTELALSDLEIIGKHLQKLEKIARSGDKTAKLNLDFLQSVSKTLSDNGNLNSEDFSEEEKNLLKSLGIISIKPFLYVLNVDEEFIHPESSNKEIDDISKIASSRNIPVIKLCARLEEELSKLDDADKKAFLSDFGLDSSALDIVAKESFKLLGLITFFTQGKQEVRAWEIKNGFKAPQAAGTIHSDFEKGFIRAEVISYDDFIKAGSEANASKMGVLRLEGKDYVVKDGDIMHFRFNV from the coding sequence ATGGGATTAAAATGCGGTATCGTCGGTTTACCGAACGTAGGTAAATCAACCATTTTTAATGCAATAACTTCAGGGAACGCAGAATCAAGCAATTATCCGTTCTGTACAATTGACCCCAATATAGGTATTAAACCCCTGAACGATGAAAGGCTTTTTAAGTTAGCCGATATAGTCGTCGAACCTGATAAAATAACCCCTACGTACGTTGAATTTGTTGATATTGCGGGGCTTGTTAAAGGAGCGTCCTCAGGAGAAGGATTAGGCAACAGGTTTCTTTCGCACGTAAGAACAGTGGATTTGATTATTCAGGTGATAAGAGTATTTAAAGAAGAAACCGTAGTGCACGTTGAAGGAGGCGTTGACCCCGTCAGAGATTTAGAAATAATAAATACTGAACTTGCTCTGAGCGACCTTGAGATAATCGGCAAGCACCTTCAAAAACTTGAAAAAATTGCCAGAAGCGGTGATAAAACTGCCAAGCTGAATCTGGATTTTTTGCAAAGTGTCAGTAAAACCTTATCAGATAACGGAAATCTGAATAGCGAAGATTTTTCAGAAGAAGAAAAAAATTTATTGAAATCTCTTGGAATAATATCTATAAAACCTTTTTTATATGTATTAAACGTTGACGAAGAATTTATCCATCCTGAAAGTTCAAATAAAGAAATTGACGATATATCAAAAATAGCATCTTCAAGAAACATACCGGTTATAAAGTTATGCGCAAGATTAGAAGAAGAACTTTCCAAGCTTGATGACGCCGATAAAAAAGCTTTTCTGTCAGACTTCGGACTTGACAGCTCAGCTTTAGACATTGTTGCTAAAGAGAGTTTCAAGTTATTAGGGTTAATTACATTTTTTACACAGGGAAAACAGGAAGTTAGAGCTTGGGAAATTAAAAACGGCTTTAAAGCTCCGCAGGCTGCAGGAACAATACATTCAGACTTTGAAAAAGGTTTTATCAGAGCTGAGGTTATTTCTTACGATGATTTTATCAAAGCCGGTTCTGAAGCGAATGCCTCAAAGATGGGCGTTTTAAGATTAGAAGGCAAAGATTATGTTGTTAAAGACGGCGATATTATGCACTTCAGATTTAATGTATAA
- a CDS encoding peptidyl-tRNA hydrolase, whose translation MTSDIFIFGLGNPGIEYKYTRHNFGFIAVDYFAESNSFPDFAHKKNYAVSSRTFSDSVADNRNVYLIKPLTFMNLSGTAVKEVLKKHNIFCFKNGTKENGNKSTDDDDAPLIIVIHDDLDLNYGKIKIKFGGSGGSHNGIISIISSLQSKEFLRLKLGINSEMRNKFKTGADYVLGRFLKDEIKQMPDILNMLSDILISLISDGLTKTANKFNSILKN comes from the coding sequence ATGACATCAGATATATTTATATTTGGACTTGGGAATCCGGGAATTGAGTATAAGTATACGCGCCATAATTTTGGTTTTATAGCGGTTGATTATTTTGCAGAATCGAATTCTTTTCCTGATTTTGCGCATAAAAAAAATTATGCCGTTTCAAGCAGGACATTTTCAGATTCGGTGGCGGATAATAGAAATGTTTATCTGATAAAACCCTTAACATTTATGAATCTGAGCGGGACAGCCGTAAAAGAAGTATTAAAAAAACATAATATTTTTTGCTTTAAAAATGGAACAAAAGAAAATGGAAATAAATCGACGGACGACGATGATGCCCCTTTAATAATAGTAATTCATGACGACCTTGATTTAAATTACGGCAAAATTAAGATAAAATTCGGCGGAAGCGGAGGATCTCATAACGGTATTATTTCAATAATAAGTTCACTGCAGAGCAAAGAATTCTTAAGATTGAAATTAGGCATTAATTCTGAAATGAGAAATAAATTTAAAACCGGCGCTGATTATGTACTTGGTCGATTTTTAAAAGATGAAATTAAACAAATGCCGGATATTCTTAATATGTTAAGCGATATTTTAATTTCACTGATTAGCGACGGATTGACTAAAACGGCAAATAAGTTCAATTCTATTTTAAAAAATTGA
- a CDS encoding 50S ribosomal protein L25, translated as MEIINLNIDTRQKKDNVKDLRKNGFIPGIIYGKHSSPVSISLNSKEFYKTFAKTSISSFISVNSDKPEINGKTAVIKEIQKDPVKDNVIHIDFHEVSMNEKIEIEAALNFVGKAEGIKMGGILEPLMRHIVISGFPKDIVYTINVDVTELQVGDILHAGDLKIGDGLELITDPETAVVMVAEPTVEEETQKTEEEQPKAAEQPAAAKSQPQSKKE; from the coding sequence GTGGAAATAATTAATTTAAATATCGATACAAGACAAAAGAAAGATAATGTGAAAGATTTAAGGAAAAATGGATTTATCCCCGGCATTATATATGGTAAACATTCCAGTCCGGTGTCAATTTCGTTAAATTCCAAAGAATTTTATAAAACATTTGCCAAGACGTCTATTTCATCATTTATTAGCGTTAACAGCGATAAACCGGAAATAAACGGAAAAACCGCAGTAATTAAAGAAATTCAAAAAGACCCCGTTAAAGATAATGTTATACACATTGATTTTCATGAAGTTTCAATGAATGAAAAAATAGAAATAGAAGCTGCATTGAACTTTGTCGGAAAAGCCGAGGGAATTAAAATGGGCGGAATATTAGAACCTCTAATGAGGCATATTGTAATATCCGGATTCCCTAAAGATATAGTATATACCATAAATGTTGATGTGACGGAGCTGCAAGTAGGCGATATACTTCATGCGGGAGACTTAAAAATAGGAGATGGACTTGAACTGATAACCGATCCTGAGACTGCCGTCGTCATGGTCGCCGAGCCGACTGTTGAAGAAGAAACACAAAAAACTGAGGAAGAACAGCCTAAAGCCGCAGAGCAGCCAGCTGCCGCAAAATCTCAGCCGCAGTCAAAAAAAGAATAG
- a CDS encoding ribose-phosphate pyrophosphokinase produces the protein MLDRLKLFTGNSNYELAKKMADYLCIPLGDAEVYSFSDGETFTNINENVRGNDIFIVQSTSTPVDKNLMELLIMVDAMKRASAKRITAVIPYYGYARQDRKTASRVPITSKLVADLITTAGVNRVLAMDLHAGQIQGFFNIPVDHLYAVPIIVKYVKEKKYNISDLVVVAPDAGAVERARAFAKHLGATLAIIDKRRIKANVAEIMNVIGDVKDKVALMLDDMIDTAGTITQGAVALKENGAREIIAMATHGVLSGSAIDKINDSPIKELVITDTIDQKDKLKSSEKIKILSVATLLGEAVKRIYDEDSVSSLFL, from the coding sequence ATGCTGGACAGATTAAAATTATTTACGGGTAATTCTAATTATGAATTAGCTAAAAAAATGGCGGATTATCTCTGCATTCCTCTCGGAGATGCCGAAGTGTACAGCTTTAGCGACGGAGAAACTTTTACAAATATCAATGAAAATGTTAGGGGCAATGATATATTTATAGTTCAATCAACATCTACGCCGGTGGATAAAAATTTAATGGAACTCTTGATAATGGTAGATGCCATGAAAAGAGCGTCGGCAAAAAGAATAACAGCCGTTATTCCGTATTACGGATATGCGAGGCAGGATAGAAAAACTGCTTCAAGAGTGCCTATAACAAGCAAATTAGTTGCCGATTTAATTACTACCGCAGGGGTAAACCGCGTTCTGGCAATGGATTTGCATGCGGGACAGATACAGGGATTTTTTAATATTCCGGTAGACCATCTTTATGCCGTGCCGATTATAGTCAAATACGTAAAAGAAAAAAAATACAATATATCTGATCTTGTTGTTGTTGCGCCAGATGCCGGAGCAGTAGAAAGGGCAAGAGCTTTTGCAAAACATCTGGGCGCAACCTTGGCAATAATTGACAAACGGAGAATCAAAGCGAATGTTGCAGAAATAATGAATGTTATCGGAGACGTGAAAGATAAAGTAGCGCTTATGCTGGACGATATGATAGATACTGCGGGAACTATCACGCAGGGAGCCGTCGCGCTGAAAGAAAACGGCGCTAGAGAGATTATAGCGATGGCAACGCATGGCGTATTATCGGGAAGCGCCATTGATAAAATAAACGATTCGCCTATTAAAGAGCTGGTAATTACGGATACCATTGACCAGAAAGATAAATTAAAAAGTTCGGAAAAAATTAAAATATTGAGTGTAGCCACTCTTCTGGGCGAAGCGGTAAAAAGAATATACGACGAAGATTCGGTCAGCTCTCTTTTTCTTTAA